A single genomic interval of Bacillus spongiae harbors:
- the ctaD gene encoding cytochrome c oxidase subunit I, whose amino-acid sequence MSSYAQKKGFLGTIWEYLTTVDHKKIAILYLIAGGIFFVIGGIEALIIRIQLAVPNNDFVSANLYNELLTMHGTTMIFLAAMPLVFAFMNAVTPLQIGARDVAFPFLNALGFWLFFFGGLFLNLSWFLGGAPDAGWTSYASLALESPTHGVDFYVLGLQISGAGTLIGGINFLVTIINMRAPGMTYMRMPLFSWTTFVTSALILFAFPPLTVGLFLLIFDRMFGSNFFDVGMGGNTIIWEHFFWIFGHPEVYILVLPAFGIFSEIIPVFSRKRLFGYSSMVFATVLIGFLGFMVWAHHMFTVGLGPIANAIFAVATMAIAVPTGIKIFNWLLTMWGGSIRFTTPMLYAVAFIPSFVAGGVTGIMLSSAAADYQYHDTYFVVAHFHYVIVGGVVFALLAGTHFYWPKMFGTMLNEFLGKIAFWLFFIGFHLTFFIQHFLGLIGMPRRIWKFLPDQGLDLGNLISSIGAGFMGVAVIILLANVIMTQVKNEKVGNDPWGDGRTIEWAIPSPPPFYNFKQLPLIRGLDAYWIEKMDGKNELTPAEPIGDIHMPNNSILPFIMSFGLFVAAFGAMYQIDDKPWAIPVLIIGMLITLGAMFVRSIKDDHGYHIHKEDLLEDNNDKGGKA is encoded by the coding sequence GTGAGTAGCTATGCACAGAAAAAAGGCTTCCTCGGTACCATTTGGGAATACTTAACGACAGTAGACCATAAGAAAATTGCGATTCTTTACTTAATCGCAGGCGGAATCTTCTTCGTTATCGGTGGTATTGAAGCCCTCATTATTCGCATTCAGCTTGCAGTGCCTAACAATGACTTTGTTAGTGCAAATCTTTATAATGAACTATTAACAATGCATGGGACGACCATGATATTTTTAGCCGCAATGCCACTTGTCTTTGCGTTTATGAATGCTGTAACGCCTTTACAAATCGGAGCACGTGACGTTGCATTTCCATTTTTAAATGCATTAGGTTTTTGGTTATTCTTCTTCGGGGGACTTTTCTTAAACCTATCGTGGTTCTTAGGAGGAGCACCTGATGCAGGTTGGACTTCTTATGCATCATTGGCTTTAGAATCTCCTACTCACGGTGTGGACTTTTACGTACTAGGTCTGCAAATATCGGGAGCTGGAACCTTAATCGGGGGGATTAACTTCCTCGTTACGATTATTAATATGCGGGCGCCAGGTATGACTTACATGCGTATGCCACTGTTTTCTTGGACTACATTTGTAACATCTGCCTTAATCTTATTTGCCTTCCCACCGCTTACGGTTGGATTATTCTTACTAATCTTTGATCGTATGTTTGGTTCGAATTTCTTCGATGTAGGTATGGGAGGAAATACGATTATATGGGAGCATTTCTTCTGGATCTTTGGTCACCCAGAAGTATACATTTTAGTATTACCGGCATTCGGTATTTTCTCAGAAATTATTCCGGTGTTCTCAAGAAAACGTTTGTTTGGATATTCATCCATGGTATTTGCAACGGTATTAATCGGTTTCCTAGGGTTCATGGTATGGGCTCACCATATGTTCACAGTTGGTTTAGGACCGATTGCTAATGCAATCTTTGCTGTTGCAACAATGGCTATCGCCGTTCCAACAGGGATAAAAATCTTTAACTGGCTCTTAACGATGTGGGGCGGAAGCATCCGATTTACAACACCGATGCTTTATGCTGTAGCCTTTATTCCTTCCTTCGTAGCCGGAGGAGTTACAGGAATCATGCTATCAAGTGCCGCAGCGGACTATCAGTATCATGATACGTATTTCGTTGTCGCTCACTTCCACTATGTTATCGTTGGAGGGGTTGTATTCGCACTACTAGCTGGTACTCATTTTTATTGGCCAAAAATGTTTGGTACGATGTTAAATGAATTCCTTGGAAAAATTGCATTCTGGTTATTCTTTATTGGATTCCATTTAACGTTCTTTATCCAGCATTTCTTAGGCCTTATCGGAATGCCACGTCGTATTTGGAAGTTCTTGCCTGATCAAGGGTTAGATTTAGGAAACTTAATCAGTTCCATCGGTGCAGGTTTCATGGGTGTTGCCGTGATTATTTTATTAGCTAACGTTATCATGACACAGGTTAAAAATGAGAAAGTTGGCAATGATCCATGGGGAGATGGCCGTACAATTGAGTGGGCTATTCCTTCACCACCACCATTTTATAACTTTAAGCAATTACCACTTATTCGTGGGCTGGATGCATACTGGATCGAAAAAATGGATGGAAAAAATGAATTGACACCAGCAGAGCCTATTGGGGATATTCACATGCCAAACAACTCCATTTTACCGTTTATTATGTCATTTGGATTATTTGTTGCTGCGTTTGGAGCGATGTACCAAATAGATGATAAACCATGGGCAATTCCAGTATTAATCATTGGTATGCTTATCACTTTAGGAGCAATGTTTGTTCGCTCTATTAAAGATGATCATGGCTACCACATTCATAAAGAAGACTTATTAGAAGATAATAATGATAAGGGAGGTAAGGCATAA
- a CDS encoding cytochrome (ubi)quinol oxidase subunit III: MHAEEKFTPRTWPASPEKQTLEAKNKFLGFWFFLGGETVLFASLFATYLALKDKIEPGTEQKLAAELFDLPLVFVATMLLLTSSLTSVYAMHHMKNYNFKGMQAWLLVTVLLGLAFLILEVYEFYHYVHEYGHTFTSSAFGSAFYTLVGFHGAHVAFGLLWITTLMVRNAKRGLNLYNAPKFYVASLYWHFIDVVWVFIFTVVYLMGLVG, from the coding sequence ATGCACGCTGAAGAAAAATTTACGCCGAGAACATGGCCTGCTTCGCCTGAAAAACAGACCCTTGAAGCGAAAAATAAGTTTTTAGGCTTCTGGTTTTTCCTTGGAGGAGAAACGGTTTTATTCGCATCATTATTCGCAACTTACCTTGCCTTAAAAGATAAAATTGAACCTGGCACTGAACAAAAATTAGCAGCAGAGTTGTTTGATCTTCCACTAGTATTTGTTGCAACGATGCTACTATTAACAAGTTCACTAACAAGTGTTTACGCTATGCATCATATGAAGAACTATAACTTTAAAGGGATGCAAGCTTGGCTTTTAGTAACGGTTTTATTAGGATTAGCTTTCTTAATATTAGAGGTATATGAGTTTTATCATTATGTACATGAATATGGCCATACATTTACGAGTAGCGCGTTTGGATCGGCCTTCTACACATTAGTTGGATTCCACGGTGCACACGTTGCTTTCGGACTTCTTTGGATTACAACGCTGATGGTTCGTAATGCTAAGCGTGGCTTAAATTTATATAATGCACCAAAATTCTATGTTGCTTCTCTTTATTGGCACTTTATCGATGTTGTTTGGGTGTTCATCTTTACAGTAGTATATTTAATGGGATTGGTGGGATAA
- the ctaF gene encoding cytochrome c oxidase subunit IVB translates to MANVQSNSGNPNVDYEYRRKKNAEDMRMQVISFAIMIFLTLIAFIAVAGDFSKWFIVPFILLLAAIQVIFQLYYFMHMSHKGHEAPALFLYSGVLVGFVTILAFVTIIWI, encoded by the coding sequence ATGGCGAACGTACAATCAAACTCAGGTAACCCAAATGTTGACTATGAATATCGCCGTAAGAAAAACGCGGAAGATATGAGAATGCAAGTCATATCGTTTGCTATTATGATTTTCCTTACACTTATTGCATTTATTGCAGTTGCAGGAGATTTCTCAAAATGGTTTATCGTTCCATTTATTCTGTTGTTAGCTGCTATTCAAGTAATATTCCAATTATATTACTTCATGCATATGAGTCACAAAGGCCATGAAGCCCCTGCATTATTCCTTTATTCTGGAGTATTGGTAGGTTTTGTAACCATTCTTGCATTTGTGACAATTATCTGGATTTAA
- the ctaG gene encoding cytochrome c oxidase assembly factor CtaG, giving the protein MPLEIFGFLALWSPFFLVAVLFMTVVFFLITTVWRKDFKNSEPLKKSQAVTFIVAMILLYIVKGSPVDLLGHIMFSVHMIQMAILYLVIPPLLIISIPNWLWKVVIELPVISKLFSFFTKPIVALILFNGMFSFYHIPLIFDTIKVDETLHMIYTFTLFLVAICMWWPMINKLPGQYQLSGLKKVGYLFADGVLLTPACALIIFADQPMYATYYDSALWMQALALCVPTSTLEGLTLSGPQLFTNMPVQEDQQLGGVLMKIIQEIVYGVVLAQIFFQWFKNDQAEADKFNEELNANNNPEYI; this is encoded by the coding sequence ATGCCTTTAGAGATATTCGGCTTTCTAGCATTATGGAGTCCTTTCTTTTTAGTGGCAGTATTATTTATGACAGTTGTGTTCTTTTTAATTACAACGGTTTGGCGTAAAGACTTTAAAAATAGTGAACCGTTAAAAAAATCTCAAGCGGTTACATTTATTGTGGCAATGATATTACTATACATTGTAAAAGGGTCGCCGGTTGACTTACTTGGTCATATCATGTTTTCTGTTCACATGATTCAAATGGCGATATTGTACTTAGTCATTCCGCCTTTATTAATTATTAGTATCCCGAATTGGTTATGGAAAGTAGTAATTGAGCTGCCGGTTATTAGCAAGCTTTTTTCATTTTTTACAAAACCAATTGTCGCACTTATCTTATTTAATGGTATGTTTTCCTTTTATCATATTCCTTTGATTTTTGACACCATTAAAGTAGATGAAACACTTCATATGATCTATACCTTTACTTTATTTTTAGTTGCCATTTGTATGTGGTGGCCAATGATAAACAAACTACCGGGCCAATATCAGCTAAGTGGTTTAAAGAAGGTGGGCTATTTATTTGCGGATGGAGTATTGCTAACCCCAGCTTGTGCCCTGATTATTTTTGCGGATCAACCGATGTATGCAACCTACTATGATTCCGCCTTATGGATGCAAGCACTTGCCCTATGCGTGCCTACTAGCACGTTGGAAGGGTTAACCTTATCAGGGCCTCAGCTCTTTACAAATATGCCTGTGCAAGAAGATCAGCAATTAGGCGGAGTGTTGATGAAGATTATTCAAGAAATCGTCTATGGCGTAGTATTGGCACAAATTTTCTTCCAATGGTTCAAAAATGACCAGGCTGAAGCTGATAAATTTAATGAAGAGTTAAACGCTAATAATAATCCAGAGTATATTTAA
- a CDS encoding DUF420 domain-containing protein, producing MDIPILPTISTTFIVLSAITVAIGWYQIKQRKVEQHKKTMFIAALFALIFFIIYASRTIFVGNTAFGGPDSIKIYYTIFLVFHIFLATSGAVFGLVTLWTGYSNKLARHKKLGPITSIVWFFTATTGVLVYSLLYILYRGGETTSVIKAILGF from the coding sequence ATGGATATTCCAATTTTACCTACGATTAGTACAACATTTATTGTTCTTAGTGCGATAACAGTAGCGATAGGATGGTATCAAATAAAGCAACGGAAAGTGGAGCAACATAAAAAAACGATGTTCATAGCTGCTCTCTTTGCATTAATATTTTTTATCATTTATGCAAGTCGTACGATTTTTGTCGGAAATACTGCTTTTGGAGGACCCGATTCTATAAAGATTTACTATACAATCTTTTTAGTTTTTCATATCTTCTTAGCTACTAGTGGTGCAGTCTTTGGTTTAGTTACTTTATGGACTGGCTATAGTAATAAATTAGCTCGTCATAAAAAATTAGGACCTATAACGTCCATTGTATGGTTCTTTACAGCTACAACCGGAGTATTAGTGTATTCTCTTTTATATATTCTGTACCGTGGAGGAGAGACGACATCTGTTATTAAAGCCATTTTAGGATTTTGA
- a CDS encoding GNAT family N-acetyltransferase, with protein MIKKLEQEDFQEVLKLSMYAFQYIVPKEKWEERFKDFLSHEIYGIRVENRLASKLHLLPLKIWLHGREVNMGGIAGVATYPEYRRKGYVDESLRFILNRMREKGQYISLLHPFSIPFYRKFGWELFSSYNKVTVDQTNMKPFSNVSGEVRRLTKNESEELMGIYDLYSQQFNGMLIRTKDWWLNRTIGESIVAIYYSKEKVPTGYVLYDIKDKRLEVNEMIVLNNEARKGLWNFLCQHDSMVENIELMLNDQDPLPFLLHNPKVKTELHPYFMARVVDVQKCLESLRLPVKEEENIFLHITDSHAPWNNKTFLLSKNEINVFQKEIDSPSCQSQPKRGVSMNINALSALLFGVKSARELADMDYLTGKDDEITRLNEVFSGNQPYFVDFF; from the coding sequence TTGATTAAAAAACTGGAACAGGAAGATTTTCAGGAAGTATTAAAGCTATCGATGTATGCATTTCAATATATTGTTCCGAAAGAAAAGTGGGAAGAACGTTTTAAAGATTTTTTATCTCATGAAATTTATGGGATAAGAGTAGAAAATCGCTTAGCTTCAAAGCTTCATTTACTACCTTTAAAAATATGGCTGCACGGAAGAGAAGTCAATATGGGGGGAATTGCAGGTGTAGCAACTTACCCTGAATACCGCCGTAAAGGGTACGTAGATGAGTCATTACGATTTATTTTAAATAGAATGAGGGAAAAAGGTCAGTATATCTCATTATTACACCCATTTTCAATTCCTTTTTACCGAAAATTCGGTTGGGAGCTGTTTTCCTCTTACAATAAAGTCACTGTTGATCAAACAAATATGAAACCATTTTCAAATGTTAGTGGTGAAGTTAGAAGATTAACGAAAAATGAGAGTGAGGAGTTAATGGGAATCTATGATTTATACAGCCAACAATTTAACGGCATGCTGATTAGAACGAAGGATTGGTGGCTGAATCGAACAATAGGGGAATCAATCGTTGCCATTTATTATAGTAAAGAAAAGGTCCCAACAGGATATGTTTTGTACGACATAAAGGATAAAAGATTAGAAGTAAACGAGATGATTGTACTAAATAATGAAGCTAGAAAAGGTTTGTGGAATTTCTTATGTCAACATGATTCCATGGTTGAAAATATAGAGTTGATGCTAAATGATCAAGATCCTTTACCATTTTTATTACATAATCCTAAGGTCAAAACGGAATTACACCCTTATTTTATGGCAAGAGTTGTAGATGTTCAAAAATGTTTAGAATCCCTTCGATTACCAGTTAAGGAGGAAGAGAACATCTTTTTGCACATTACTGATTCACACGCACCGTGGAATAATAAAACATTTCTACTATCTAAAAATGAAATCAATGTTTTCCAAAAGGAAATAGATTCACCATCATGTCAATCTCAGCCAAAAAGAGGAGTGTCGATGAATATTAATGCTCTATCGGCTTTACTCTTTGGAGTCAAATCTGCAAGGGAATTAGCTGATATGGATTACCTTACAGGTAAGGATGATGAAATTACCCGATTGAATGAAGTTTTTTCAGGAAATCAACCGTATTTTGTTGACTTCTTTTAA
- the ytvI gene encoding sporulation integral membrane protein YtvI, which translates to MTKIINKKTIIISLFIIVSLIIFYYILPISVPLVAAFITALFLAPAVNMLQNRMKINRKLSVLLIFFLFILLIGLSSFFVVTKVVGEGIKFVDNAPQYLKELSDIWDEYEEKYSHYTSDLPDEVVERAKEDIDGFLEQTQANLTEDYLNLGKISAFLSYIPNYLVNFLVYLIALFLFMIDLPRIREKFYSHLTERTADKVRFMTSRLSYVVFGFFKAQFLVSIIIFFVSFIGLLFISPEVALVMAVIIWLIDFIPIIGSIVILGPWALFHLITGDIALGTKLAILAAILLVIRRTVEPKVMGSHIGLSPLSTLIAMFFGLKLFGMLGFFIGPMILIIFNSAKEAGIIKWNFKI; encoded by the coding sequence TTGACCAAAATTATAAACAAAAAAACAATTATTATCTCACTATTCATTATTGTTTCACTTATTATTTTTTATTACATTTTACCAATATCAGTCCCGTTAGTGGCTGCTTTTATCACTGCCTTATTTTTAGCACCCGCAGTGAATATGTTACAAAACAGAATGAAGATAAACAGAAAGCTATCCGTTTTATTAATCTTCTTTCTCTTTATTTTACTTATCGGACTATCTAGTTTCTTTGTCGTAACGAAAGTAGTGGGAGAAGGAATTAAGTTTGTTGATAATGCACCACAGTACTTAAAGGAGCTTTCGGACATTTGGGATGAATATGAAGAAAAATATAGCCATTATACAAGTGACCTTCCAGATGAAGTTGTTGAACGAGCAAAGGAAGATATAGATGGGTTTTTAGAGCAAACACAAGCTAATTTAACAGAAGATTATTTAAATCTTGGAAAAATTAGCGCTTTCCTTAGTTATATCCCCAACTACCTCGTTAATTTTCTTGTTTATTTGATTGCCTTGTTTTTATTTATGATTGACTTACCAAGGATTAGAGAAAAGTTTTACTCCCACTTAACAGAACGAACAGCAGATAAGGTACGGTTTATGACCTCACGTTTGTCCTATGTCGTTTTTGGGTTTTTTAAAGCTCAATTTTTAGTAAGTATCATCATCTTTTTTGTTTCGTTCATTGGGTTACTGTTCATTTCACCAGAGGTGGCTTTAGTAATGGCGGTCATTATTTGGTTAATTGACTTTATCCCTATAATTGGTTCAATTGTAATATTGGGACCATGGGCGCTCTTTCACTTAATAACTGGTGATATTGCTCTTGGGACGAAACTGGCTATTTTAGCAGCTATATTACTCGTTATACGACGAACAGTAGAACCTAAAGTGATGGGCAGCCATATCGGATTGTCTCCACTTTCAACCTTAATAGCCATGTTTTTTGGACTAAAATTATTTGGAATGCTTGGGTTTTTTATTGGCCCGATGATCTTAATCATTTTTAATTCAGCTAAGGAAGCTGGAATTATTAAATGGAACTTTAAAATATAA
- a CDS encoding YugN family protein: protein MKIENTGIEKLKADVNRLDEIMRSHGLVREGQWDYERVTYDRKFQIKEGTFYLRIQGHTLEGDVGAHDASIQLMIPLLGKHYYPHGVEYGDGEHFPQHLQKTCQQILTDVVKEVSAFAH from the coding sequence ATGAAAATTGAAAATACAGGAATTGAAAAATTAAAGGCTGACGTAAACCGTCTAGATGAAATTATGCGTTCACATGGGCTTGTAAGAGAAGGTCAATGGGATTATGAGCGTGTAACATATGATCGAAAATTTCAAATTAAAGAAGGTACCTTTTACTTACGTATACAAGGACATACGCTTGAAGGGGATGTCGGTGCTCATGATGCATCCATCCAACTAATGATTCCTTTATTAGGAAAGCACTATTACCCACATGGAGTAGAGTACGGAGATGGCGAACACTTCCCTCAGCACCTACAAAAAACATGTCAGCAAATCCTAACAGATGTGGTTAAAGAAGTTTCGGCTTTTGCCCATTAA
- a CDS encoding CBS domain-containing protein, with product MNVDQIMTKDVECCTVLDNVYEAAALMKEHNVGSIPVLDGKKLVGMITDRDIVIRGVAEKHPGSAKIDTVMSSNVYSVSADTTVEDALNIMQEHQIRRLPIVDNEALIGIVSLGDFSIKSNSHQVDETLHEISEQNH from the coding sequence ATGAATGTTGATCAAATTATGACAAAAGATGTTGAGTGTTGCACAGTATTAGACAATGTTTATGAAGCAGCTGCTTTAATGAAAGAACACAATGTTGGGAGTATCCCTGTTTTAGACGGAAAGAAGTTAGTCGGAATGATTACAGATCGTGATATTGTTATAAGGGGAGTTGCTGAAAAGCACCCTGGTTCAGCAAAAATTGATACGGTGATGAGCTCAAATGTTTATTCTGTATCAGCTGATACGACAGTGGAAGATGCTTTAAATATTATGCAAGAACATCAAATTAGACGGCTTCCAATTGTAGATAATGAAGCCTTAATAGGGATTGTGTCGTTGGGAGACTTTTCTATTAAATCTAATTCTCATCAAGTTGATGAAACTTTACATGAAATATCTGAGCAAAATCATTAA
- a CDS encoding CAP domain-containing protein: MRWKSANEGREYVIKIIRVFIALIFFILISIYMNIQSQNKSTILNPQLNDPKQDNQLVVDDNFENIGERPTEGLSTFIGKDIASFTDQYGKPARKDPSAYGYEWWVYNDSSYDYMQIGVKDEKIVTIYALGPNLNVAPFDIGQSLNDLYRFTIIESEIFIEDEKGSYRFELTEEDLNTRLLVDLGGIYAQVYLDQLTGTLVSIRYMDMETLILQQPYEMVYSGYLMDYEPEEEEWALIEKGNEAQIFDITNSIRNIYGISSLEGDENVSMVAKKHSQDMFQGEYVDHVSPTFGTLSERLKTEGVLFDLAGENIATGYIDGADTVQVWLNSSVHREEILEEKYTHLGIGVYKKYYSQNFIEKAE, translated from the coding sequence GTGAGATGGAAGAGTGCGAATGAAGGGAGAGAATACGTTATTAAAATTATCAGAGTTTTTATCGCCCTTATTTTCTTTATCTTAATAAGTATTTATATGAATATACAGTCCCAAAATAAATCGACAATCCTAAACCCTCAATTAAATGATCCAAAGCAAGATAATCAATTAGTAGTAGATGATAATTTTGAGAATATTGGTGAAAGACCAACTGAAGGGTTATCCACCTTCATTGGAAAAGATATCGCTTCATTTACTGACCAATACGGTAAGCCAGCTCGTAAGGATCCTTCTGCATATGGGTACGAATGGTGGGTGTATAACGATAGTTCCTATGACTATATGCAAATTGGAGTTAAAGATGAAAAAATAGTGACAATATATGCACTCGGACCAAATCTTAATGTAGCGCCTTTTGATATTGGACAAAGTTTGAACGATCTATATCGGTTCACCATTATTGAATCAGAGATTTTTATTGAAGATGAAAAAGGATCTTATCGTTTTGAATTAACCGAAGAAGATTTAAATACAAGGTTGTTAGTTGATTTAGGCGGAATTTATGCGCAAGTATATTTAGATCAATTAACAGGAACACTTGTTAGTATTCGTTATATGGATATGGAAACGCTTATTCTTCAACAACCGTATGAAATGGTGTATAGTGGATACCTGATGGATTACGAGCCTGAAGAAGAAGAGTGGGCGTTAATTGAGAAAGGGAATGAAGCTCAAATTTTTGATATTACAAACAGTATTCGAAACATTTATGGTATTTCATCGTTAGAAGGGGATGAAAATGTTTCAATGGTAGCTAAGAAACATAGCCAAGACATGTTCCAAGGGGAATATGTTGACCATGTTTCTCCTACTTTCGGTACTTTAAGTGAGCGACTCAAAACAGAAGGAGTTTTGTTCGATCTTGCTGGGGAAAATATTGCAACAGGTTATATTGACGGTGCTGATACTGTTCAAGTATGGCTAAATTCCTCTGTTCACAGAGAAGAAATACTCGAAGAGAAATATACACATCTAGGGATAGGAGTGTACAAAAAGTACTACAGTCAAAACTTTATTGAAAAAGCGGAATAA
- a CDS encoding PaaI family thioesterase — protein sequence MKEKIQALVDQCLINASEEEQETLRSILDGFLKKKEKQNSTYIGGLMHMERELGEDFCEVTIPITPLTYNSLNMVHGGVTATLVDSAMGTIANYMLPKGYGAVTSNLQIHYLAPGIAGNLRATGEIIHKGKKTMMVEGKVYNDDQKVIAHSTASFFIIKAQS from the coding sequence ATGAAAGAAAAAATACAAGCTCTAGTGGACCAATGCTTAATAAATGCTAGTGAAGAAGAACAAGAAACCCTACGTTCAATTTTAGATGGTTTTTTGAAAAAGAAAGAAAAACAGAATTCAACATACATTGGGGGCCTAATGCATATGGAGCGAGAATTAGGTGAGGATTTTTGTGAAGTAACCATACCTATTACCCCCCTCACGTATAATTCTTTAAACATGGTACATGGTGGGGTTACAGCTACATTAGTCGACTCCGCGATGGGAACGATAGCAAACTATATGCTACCAAAAGGTTATGGAGCGGTCACATCAAATTTACAAATCCATTACTTAGCACCTGGAATAGCCGGAAACCTACGTGCTACCGGAGAAATCATTCATAAGGGGAAGAAAACGATGATGGTCGAAGGAAAAGTCTATAATGACGACCAAAAAGTGATTGCTCATAGTACTGCTTCCTTTTTTATTATCAAAGCGCAATCTTAA
- the ylbD gene encoding spore coat protein YlbD — protein MEQKQLHPSVQEFKEFVQQHPNLVKEVRNGQSTWQELFEDWYLLGDDDPKWNSYKKEDTEKEDKKEEKDSKGLFEQITGILQKMEPDQVQQHITNLSQALGAIQGVLTQFSSGGGATGGTTPQVKSEPQERPNPFSFRKD, from the coding sequence ATGGAACAAAAGCAGTTACATCCTTCTGTACAAGAATTTAAAGAGTTTGTTCAACAGCATCCGAACCTGGTTAAAGAAGTAAGGAATGGACAATCAACATGGCAGGAGTTATTTGAAGATTGGTATTTACTTGGAGATGATGATCCTAAATGGAATTCGTATAAAAAAGAGGATACTGAAAAAGAAGATAAAAAAGAAGAGAAGGACAGCAAGGGATTGTTTGAGCAAATAACGGGAATCCTTCAAAAAATGGAACCTGACCAAGTACAGCAGCATATAACGAATCTAAGCCAAGCACTAGGAGCTATTCAGGGCGTTCTCACTCAGTTTTCATCCGGTGGAGGAGCAACTGGAGGAACAACACCACAAGTGAAAAGCGAACCTCAGGAACGTCCTAATCCCTTTTCTTTCCGTAAAGATTAA
- a CDS encoding YlbE-like family protein, translated as MRKEVLDIIYSNEDLKRFLREQPIWYRKLTRNPEEINSFQVSAMEYYKRTIPHQIQKFSNGVQMASMMMNMVQSMNAADE; from the coding sequence ATGAGAAAAGAAGTATTAGACATTATATATTCAAATGAAGATTTGAAACGCTTTTTACGAGAACAACCTATTTGGTATCGAAAGCTCACTAGAAATCCAGAAGAAATAAATTCTTTCCAAGTCTCGGCAATGGAATATTATAAAAGAACGATTCCTCATCAAATACAAAAATTCTCGAATGGTGTACAAATGGCTTCGATGATGATGAACATGGTCCAATCGATGAATGCCGCTGACGAATAA